The following is a genomic window from Sulfitobacter pontiacus.
GATATTTTCGCGCGGATCGACAAGGTGCTACTGCCGAAGGACGCGCTGCGCTTCTGGCTGACCGGCGAAGCCGTTTCAGAGATGTCCGATGCCGCAGGCACAAGCTGGTTGGATACCGGCGCGCGCGACTGGTCCGACGCTTTGCTGGAACGGTCTGGCCTGACGCGGGCGCAGATGCCATCACTGGTCGAAGGATCGCAGGTGTCAGGGCACCTAAGCGGCTCTATCGCTGCGCAACTGGGCCTACCTGCGGGGATCCCCGTTGCGGGGGGCGGTGGCGATAATGCCGCCTCGGCCATCGGGATGGGTGTGGTGAAACCGGGTCAGGCGTTTGTCTCACTTGGCACCTCGGGCGTGCTGTTTGCCGCAACGCCGGGCTATGCTGCGGCACCTGAAAGCGCGCTGCACAGCTTTTGCCACGCGCTGCCGGACCTGTGGCACCAGATGGGGGTGATCCTCTCGGCCACGGATTCGCTGAATTGGCTGGCCAGTGTTTTGAACGAGGACGCGCGGACGCTTACCTCTGATCTGGGCGCGTTGCAGGCCCCCGGCCGCACGATCTTTATGCCCTATCTGGGCGGAGAGCGGACGCCCCATAACGACGCCAATATCCGGGGCGGTTTCCTGCATCTGGCCCATAACACCGACCGCGCCGCCATGACCCGCGCGGTGCTGGAAGGGGTCACCCACGCCCTGCGCGACAGTTTCGACGCGATGCGGCACACCGGCACCCACATCGACAGCCTGATTGCCGTCGGTGGCGGGTCGCGATCCGATTACTGGCTGTCGGCCATCGCCACCTCGCTGAACATGCCGATCCAGCTGCCCGCCGCGGGTGACTTTGGCGGTGCCCTTGGGGCTGCGCGCTTGGGTCGTATGGCCGCCACCGGTGCCGGGGCCGAGATCGCCGTGCCACCCCCCATTTCCCGCGTGATAGAGCCTGTTCCGGCCCTAGTAGATGCCTTTTCGGAGGCCCACGCCCGATATTCAGACACGTATAGCGCCGTAAAACATTTGCGCTAAGACAAGAAGGACCATCCCCATGACCAGCTTTTTCGACGGCATCCCGACGATCTCTTACGACCCGCAAGCGGACCATGATTTCGCCTATCGCAGCTATAATCCCGACGAGATGCTGATGGGCAAGACCATGGCAGAGCATCTGCGCTTTGCCGTCGCCTATTGGCATAGTTTCGCATGGGAAGGCGGCGACCCTTTTGGCGGCCAGACCTTCCTGCGCCCGTGGTTCGACACCACGATGGACGCCGCCCGCGCCAAGGCTGACACCGCGTTTGATATGTTCAAGATCCTCGGTCAGCCGTATTTCTGCTTCCACGACGCCGATGTCCGCCCCGAGGGCGATACCTTTGCCGAAAGCACCGCGCGGCTGCACGAGATCACCGATTACTTTGGCGAGAAGATGGAGCAGACGGGCACCAAGCTGCTTTGGGGCACGGCCAACCTGTTTTCGAACCGCCGCTATATGTCGGGTGCCGCCACAAACCCCGACCCCGATATTTTTGCCTATGCCGCCGCGACGGTGAAGGAATGTATCGACGTCACCCATAAGCTCGGCGGCGAGAACTATGTGCTGTGGGGCGGGCGCGAAGGCTATGAAACGCTGCTGAACACCGACCTGAAACGCGAACGCGAACAGGCGGGGCGTTTCTTGCAGATGTCGGTCGAATACGCCCGCAAGATCGGCTTCAAAGGCGCAATCCTGATCGAGCCTAAACCGCAGGAACCGACCAAACACCAGTACGATTACGACGTAGCCACCGTCTATGGCTTCCTCAAGGACTATGGGCTTGAGAACGAGGTGAAGGTGAACATCGAACAGGGTCACGCCATTCTTGCCGGGCATTCGTTCGAACACGAACTGGCGATGGCCTC
Proteins encoded in this region:
- the xylB gene encoding xylulokinase — translated: MFLGLDLGTSGLKALLVDDAENIIAESVVPLQVSRPHDGWVEQDPRDWFTACADAIAGLGVDLAAVQGIGLSGHMHGATLLDGAGTPLRPCMLWNDTRAAAQAAAMDADPLWRAVTGNIVFPGFTAPKVEWVRDHEPDIFARIDKVLLPKDALRFWLTGEAVSEMSDAAGTSWLDTGARDWSDALLERSGLTRAQMPSLVEGSQVSGHLSGSIAAQLGLPAGIPVAGGGGDNAASAIGMGVVKPGQAFVSLGTSGVLFAATPGYAAAPESALHSFCHALPDLWHQMGVILSATDSLNWLASVLNEDARTLTSDLGALQAPGRTIFMPYLGGERTPHNDANIRGGFLHLAHNTDRAAMTRAVLEGVTHALRDSFDAMRHTGTHIDSLIAVGGGSRSDYWLSAIATSLNMPIQLPAAGDFGGALGAARLGRMAATGAGAEIAVPPPISRVIEPVPALVDAFSEAHARYSDTYSAVKHLR
- the xylA gene encoding xylose isomerase yields the protein MTSFFDGIPTISYDPQADHDFAYRSYNPDEMLMGKTMAEHLRFAVAYWHSFAWEGGDPFGGQTFLRPWFDTTMDAARAKADTAFDMFKILGQPYFCFHDADVRPEGDTFAESTARLHEITDYFGEKMEQTGTKLLWGTANLFSNRRYMSGAATNPDPDIFAYAAATVKECIDVTHKLGGENYVLWGGREGYETLLNTDLKREREQAGRFLQMSVEYARKIGFKGAILIEPKPQEPTKHQYDYDVATVYGFLKDYGLENEVKVNIEQGHAILAGHSFEHELAMASALGIFGSIDMNRNDYQSGWDTDQFPNSVPEVALAYYEVLKAGGFTTGGTNFDAKLRRQSLDAEDLILAHVGAMDVCAKGLKAAAAMLEDGKLEAARDARYAGWGSERGQGLLSSDLESINAQVKADALNPQPASGRQEALENLVNRYL